A single Pseudomonas brassicacearum DNA region contains:
- a CDS encoding TolC family outer membrane protein yields the protein MRSPLFMALPFALAASFVQAQTLPQAMQQALDVHPEIQAGVNSRLAADYQLKAAKGGYLPRVDLAAGYGREGTDSVTTRSGGTNHWETLNRGESSLRLTQMVFDGFATSSEVGRQQATVNARAYSLLDASERTGLTVAQVYLDVLTRREFVRLAEENLKSHERIFDQIKLRTSRGVGSGADLDQAEARMAQARNNLITEQTNLADAETNYLSAVGQLPDQLERPADFLALLPANLTEARAQMLENSPVLRSAEADIAAAEKQYEAAKSSFYPRFDAELGRTADNDLDGENGHNNEWQAMLRMRFNLYAGGSNKADLESKSYLSNQALDIRNNALRQLNEELGLAWNALNNANAQVPIAQQYVDRSANVRTAYQKQFSLGERTLLDLLDSENELFSASRRLAEIKNVQLFTQYRIKATMGQLLKSQGVVAPLASVVQNDVKPRVQLPGMN from the coding sequence ATGCGTTCGCCCCTGTTCATGGCTTTACCCTTCGCCCTCGCCGCCAGTTTCGTACAAGCACAAACCTTGCCGCAGGCCATGCAACAGGCGCTGGATGTCCATCCTGAAATCCAGGCCGGCGTAAACAGTCGCCTCGCGGCGGATTACCAGCTCAAGGCGGCCAAGGGCGGTTATCTGCCCAGGGTGGACCTGGCTGCCGGATATGGTCGTGAAGGCACCGACAGTGTCACCACCCGATCAGGGGGGACCAATCATTGGGAAACCCTGAACCGCGGCGAGTCGAGCCTGCGTCTGACGCAAATGGTTTTTGACGGTTTTGCGACATCCAGCGAAGTGGGGCGTCAACAAGCCACCGTCAATGCCCGTGCCTACTCGTTGCTGGACGCGTCCGAGCGCACCGGGTTGACGGTGGCCCAGGTCTACCTGGACGTGTTGACCCGTCGCGAGTTCGTGCGCCTGGCCGAGGAAAACCTCAAGAGCCACGAGCGCATCTTCGACCAGATCAAGCTGCGCACTTCCCGTGGTGTGGGCAGCGGTGCCGACCTGGACCAGGCCGAAGCCCGGATGGCCCAGGCCCGCAACAACCTGATCACCGAGCAGACCAACCTGGCCGACGCCGAGACCAACTACCTCAGCGCCGTGGGTCAATTGCCCGACCAATTGGAACGTCCCGCCGACTTCCTGGCATTGCTGCCGGCCAACCTGACCGAAGCCCGCGCCCAGATGCTGGAAAACAGCCCGGTATTGCGCTCGGCCGAGGCTGACATTGCCGCCGCCGAGAAGCAGTACGAAGCCGCCAAGTCGAGCTTTTACCCGCGCTTCGACGCCGAGTTGGGCCGTACCGCCGACAACGACCTGGACGGCGAGAACGGCCACAACAATGAATGGCAAGCGATGCTGCGCATGCGTTTCAACCTGTATGCCGGCGGCAGCAACAAGGCGGACCTGGAATCCAAGTCGTACCTGTCCAACCAGGCCCTGGACATCCGCAACAACGCGCTGCGCCAGCTCAATGAAGAGCTGGGCCTGGCCTGGAACGCCTTGAACAACGCCAACGCCCAGGTGCCGATCGCCCAACAATACGTGGATCGCAGCGCCAACGTGCGCACCGCCTACCAGAAGCAGTTCAGCCTCGGCGAGCGGACCCTGCTCGACTTGCTCGACAGCGAAAACGAGCTGTTCAGCGCATCCCGCCGCCTGGCGGAAATCAAGAACGTGCAGTTGTTCACCCAGTACCGTATCAAGGCAACCATGGGCCAGCTGTTGAAAAGCCAGGGTGTGGTCGCGCCGTTGGCATCGGTTGTGCAGAACGACGTGAAACCCAGGGTTCAGTTGCCTGGGATGAATTGA
- a CDS encoding type I secretion system permease/ATPase: MESEVSPVELVHDPRTLHDDPLLDGLLALCMLHQKPASAAMLTTGLPLPKQRLSVELLSRAAARAGLQGRVLQRKLEQIPTIAMPALLLLKEGRSAVLLGWVGDDQARLLLSESDGGEVTVSRELLADDYSGKVFFAQPQHKFDVNHGTLIPRARSWFRDTLKRSRWLYADAIAASLLINIIAMAAPLFVMNVYDRVVPNQAEATLWVLAVGITGAYIFDLILKMLRSLCLDLAGKKTDLIISATLFERIVGMSMKYRPARVGSFAQNIHEFQSLRDFLASLTLTSLIDLPFTLLIFAVIAILGGHLVWIPVLAFPIALLIGYALQKPLVATMERTMALGAERQSSLIETLAGLDAVKVNNAESERQYQWEQTIGTLSRLELRVKMLSGLAMNITLLIQQLAGVIMIVFGVYQIIAGNLSMGGLIACYMLSGRALSPLASLSGLLTRYQQARVTMTSVDQMMELPQERNFDERPLSRRVLQGAIECRQLNFTYPNQQNAALKNINLVIKPGEKIGIIGRSGSGKSSLAKLLVGLYQPDDGALLVDGVDIRQIDVSELRYNIGYVPQDIQLLAGTLRDNLTSGARYVEDELVLQAAELAGVHEFARLHPQGYELQVGERGQNLSGGQRQNVALARALLLNPPILLLDEPTSAMDNTGEERLKQRLAAVVENKTVLLVTHRASLLSLVDRLLVIDRGQILADGPKAAVMEALKKGQISVA, from the coding sequence GTGGAATCAGAAGTCAGTCCAGTCGAACTAGTTCATGACCCGCGCACGCTGCACGATGACCCGCTGCTGGACGGTCTGCTGGCACTCTGCATGCTGCATCAGAAGCCGGCCAGCGCGGCAATGCTCACCACCGGCCTGCCGCTGCCCAAGCAACGGCTGAGCGTCGAATTATTGTCGCGCGCGGCGGCCCGTGCCGGTCTGCAAGGTCGGGTGCTGCAACGCAAGCTCGAGCAAATCCCGACCATCGCCATGCCGGCGCTGTTGCTGCTCAAGGAAGGTCGCAGTGCCGTGCTGCTGGGCTGGGTCGGCGACGACCAGGCGCGACTGCTGCTCAGCGAAAGCGACGGTGGTGAGGTCACGGTCAGCCGAGAGCTGCTGGCCGATGACTACAGCGGCAAGGTGTTCTTTGCCCAACCGCAGCATAAATTTGACGTGAACCACGGCACGCTGATCCCTCGCGCGCGTTCGTGGTTTCGCGACACCCTCAAGCGGTCCCGCTGGCTGTATGCCGACGCTATCGCGGCGAGCCTGTTGATCAACATCATCGCCATGGCCGCGCCGCTGTTCGTGATGAACGTCTACGACCGCGTGGTGCCGAACCAGGCCGAAGCGACCCTGTGGGTATTGGCCGTCGGCATTACGGGTGCCTACATTTTCGACCTGATCCTCAAGATGTTGCGCAGCTTGTGCCTGGACCTGGCCGGCAAGAAAACCGACCTGATCATTTCGGCGACGCTGTTCGAGCGCATCGTCGGCATGTCCATGAAGTACCGCCCGGCGCGGGTCGGCAGCTTTGCCCAGAACATCCATGAGTTCCAGAGCCTGCGGGACTTCCTCGCCTCGCTGACCCTCACCAGCCTGATCGACCTGCCGTTTACCCTGCTGATCTTCGCGGTCATTGCGATTCTCGGCGGGCACCTGGTGTGGATTCCGGTGCTGGCTTTCCCGATTGCCCTGCTGATCGGCTACGCCTTGCAAAAGCCCTTGGTGGCGACCATGGAGCGAACCATGGCCCTGGGCGCCGAGCGTCAGTCCAGCCTGATCGAAACCCTGGCCGGCCTGGACGCCGTGAAGGTCAACAACGCCGAGAGCGAGCGCCAGTACCAGTGGGAACAGACCATCGGCACCCTCAGCCGTCTCGAACTGCGGGTGAAGATGCTGTCCGGCCTGGCGATGAACATCACGTTGCTGATCCAGCAATTGGCCGGGGTGATCATGATCGTCTTCGGCGTGTACCAGATCATCGCTGGCAACTTGAGCATGGGCGGGCTGATCGCCTGCTATATGCTCAGCGGTCGCGCCCTCAGCCCATTGGCTTCGCTGTCGGGGCTGCTGACTCGCTACCAGCAGGCGCGGGTGACCATGACCTCGGTCGACCAGATGATGGAGCTGCCCCAGGAGCGCAATTTCGACGAGCGCCCGCTGAGCCGCAGGGTTCTGCAGGGTGCCATTGAGTGCCGCCAGTTGAATTTCACCTACCCGAACCAGCAGAACGCCGCGCTGAAGAACATCAACCTGGTGATCAAGCCGGGCGAGAAAATCGGCATCATCGGCCGCAGCGGTTCGGGCAAGAGCTCCCTGGCCAAGTTGCTGGTGGGGCTTTACCAACCCGACGACGGCGCCTTGCTGGTGGACGGCGTGGACATCCGCCAGATCGACGTCAGCGAGCTGCGCTACAACATTGGCTACGTGCCCCAGGACATCCAGCTGCTGGCCGGTACCCTGCGGGACAACCTGACCTCAGGCGCCCGGTACGTCGAAGATGAGCTGGTGCTCCAGGCCGCCGAGCTGGCGGGGGTGCATGAATTTGCCCGCCTGCATCCGCAAGGCTATGAACTGCAAGTCGGTGAGCGCGGGCAGAACCTGTCCGGTGGTCAACGCCAGAACGTCGCCCTGGCCCGCGCATTGCTGCTCAACCCGCCCATCCTGTTGCTGGACGAACCCACCAGCGCCATGGACAACACCGGCGAGGAGCGCTTGAAACAGCGCTTGGCCGCGGTGGTGGAAAACAAGACCGTGTTGCTGGTGACGCACCGGGCATCCTTGCTCTCGCTGGTGGATCGCCTGCTGGTGATCGACCGTGGACAGATCCTCGCCGATGGCCCGAAAGCGGCCGTCATGGAAGCGTTGAAGAAGGGGCAGATCAGTGTTGCTTAA
- a CDS encoding HlyD family type I secretion periplasmic adaptor subunit encodes MLLKSGFRGAVGRYFKGSDSLHGQPLPEVNKALIEDAPRVVRLTIWSIIGFFVFLLLWANFAVIDEVTKGDGKAIPSSKIQKIQNLEGGIVAELFVKEGQIVDAGAPLIRLDDTRFVSNVGETEADRLSMLLRVERLSAEVDDRPLNFPADVLKAVPRQAASEESLYISRRQQLHDEIGGLQEQLIQRQQELREFISKQAQYRSGLALQRQEINMSEPLVAQGAVSPVEVLRLKRAEVETRGQLDATTLAIPRAESAIKEVQRKIDETRGKFRSEALTQLNEARTDLNKAQATGKALEDRVSRTLVTSPVRGIVNKLLVNTIGGVIQPGSDLVEVVPLDDTILVEAKIRPQDIAFLHPGQDATVKFTAYDYTIYGGMKAKLEQIGADTITDEDKKTTYYVIKLRTERSHLGTDDKPLLIIPGMVASVDIITGKKTVLSYLLKPIIKARSEALHER; translated from the coding sequence GTGTTGCTTAAGTCAGGTTTCAGGGGCGCTGTGGGCCGTTATTTCAAAGGCTCCGACTCACTGCACGGCCAGCCGCTGCCCGAAGTCAACAAGGCGCTGATCGAAGACGCTCCCCGGGTGGTGCGCTTGACGATCTGGAGCATCATCGGCTTCTTCGTGTTCCTGTTATTGTGGGCCAACTTCGCCGTGATCGACGAAGTGACCAAGGGCGACGGCAAGGCGATTCCCTCGTCCAAGATCCAGAAAATCCAGAACCTGGAAGGCGGCATCGTCGCAGAGCTGTTCGTCAAGGAAGGGCAGATCGTCGACGCTGGCGCCCCGTTGATTCGCCTGGACGACACCCGGTTTGTCTCCAACGTCGGTGAAACCGAGGCGGATCGCCTGTCCATGTTGTTGCGGGTCGAGCGCCTGAGTGCCGAGGTCGATGACCGGCCGCTGAATTTCCCGGCCGATGTGCTCAAGGCAGTGCCGCGCCAGGCCGCCAGCGAGGAGTCGCTGTACATCAGCCGCCGCCAGCAGTTGCATGATGAAATCGGCGGCTTGCAGGAGCAGTTGATCCAGCGCCAGCAGGAGCTGCGCGAATTCATCTCCAAGCAGGCGCAGTACCGCTCCGGCCTGGCGCTGCAACGCCAGGAAATCAACATGTCCGAGCCGCTGGTGGCCCAGGGCGCGGTATCGCCGGTGGAAGTGCTGCGGCTCAAGCGCGCCGAAGTCGAGACCCGTGGGCAGCTGGACGCCACGACGCTGGCGATCCCTCGTGCCGAATCGGCGATCAAGGAAGTGCAGCGCAAGATCGACGAGACCCGCGGCAAGTTCCGCAGCGAAGCCCTGACCCAGCTCAACGAAGCTCGCACCGACCTGAACAAGGCCCAGGCCACCGGCAAAGCCCTGGAAGATCGGGTGAGCCGCACCCTGGTAACGTCGCCCGTGCGCGGCATCGTCAACAAGTTGCTGGTGAACACCATCGGCGGCGTAATCCAGCCTGGCAGCGACCTGGTGGAAGTCGTGCCGTTGGACGACACCATTCTGGTGGAAGCGAAAATCCGCCCCCAGGACATCGCTTTCCTGCACCCCGGCCAGGACGCCACGGTGAAGTTCACCGCGTACGACTACACCATCTATGGCGGTATGAAAGCCAAGCTGGAACAGATCGGCGCTGACACCATCACCGATGAAGACAAGAAGACCACTTACTACGTCATCAAGCTGCGCACCGAACGCAGCCACCTGGGCACCGATGACAAGCCGCTGCTGATTATTCCGGGCATGGTGGCGTCGGTGGACATCATCACGGGCAAGAAAACCGTGCTCAGCTACCTGCTCAAGCCGATCATCAAGGCCCGGTCCGAGGCGTTGCACGAGCGGTAG
- a CDS encoding efflux RND transporter periplasmic adaptor subunit, producing the protein MRRLSSWFVGLAFVTCGAQAQTPVSDDPLFESNVSASASGNEARGVLRARDQAVLASELAGRIVELPFSEGESFKKGDTLARFDCSAYQAQLNAAQAASRGASEELAHNRQLAALKSVGRFEVSRAEARLSEAQAQSQVYQVQVKRCSVIAPFDGQVVARKVQRYESVAAGAPLLDVVDNRTLEIHLLVPSRWMDRLKPGQPFTFVPDETGKPLQATVKRLGARIDEGSQTLLLVASVPDASGLLSGMSGTARFAEPK; encoded by the coding sequence ATGCGGCGTTTGAGTAGTTGGTTTGTGGGATTGGCCTTTGTAACGTGCGGGGCCCAGGCGCAAACGCCGGTTTCCGACGATCCATTGTTTGAGAGTAACGTCTCGGCCAGTGCGTCGGGCAATGAGGCGCGGGGCGTCCTTCGGGCGCGGGATCAGGCGGTGCTGGCCAGTGAGTTGGCCGGGCGTATTGTCGAGTTGCCGTTCAGTGAGGGCGAGTCATTCAAGAAGGGCGACACCCTGGCGCGTTTCGATTGCTCGGCCTATCAGGCCCAGCTCAATGCAGCCCAGGCGGCCAGCCGTGGCGCCAGTGAGGAGCTGGCCCATAACCGGCAGTTGGCCGCATTGAAGTCCGTCGGACGTTTCGAGGTGTCGCGGGCCGAGGCCCGGCTCAGCGAGGCCCAGGCGCAGTCCCAGGTGTATCAGGTCCAGGTCAAGCGCTGCAGCGTGATCGCCCCGTTCGACGGGCAAGTGGTGGCGCGCAAGGTCCAGCGTTATGAAAGCGTCGCGGCCGGTGCGCCGTTGCTGGACGTGGTCGACAACCGCACCCTGGAGATTCACCTGCTGGTGCCTTCGCGCTGGATGGACAGGCTCAAGCCCGGTCAGCCCTTCACCTTTGTCCCCGATGAAACCGGCAAGCCGTTGCAAGCGACGGTCAAGCGCCTGGGCGCGCGCATCGACGAGGGCAGCCAGACCCTGCTGCTGGTGGCGAGCGTGCCGGATGCCAGCGGCCTGCTGTCGGGCATGAGCGGCACGGCACGTTTCGCGGAGCCCAAGTGA
- a CDS encoding efflux RND transporter periplasmic adaptor subunit: MNAPIAGSAEQVFARFLDLERQTRAARTPAQLSYSLVNDGQALFGFRHAALLIAGKVQAVTGVSTVEPNAPFVAFVEQAVAQMFKQGVLKQARVIAAEGVSESIRADWRSMSATHVFWLPLIDHQGQVFGGLWLARDLPWSPPEQVLLSQLGDTYSHAWLALQPRKPWRLRWTRKRQVALVAVLLLGLLIPVRQSVLAPAEVVPLGGQVVAAPLDGVIAEFLVKPNQTVKNGDLLLRFESTSLKAQADVAERSLGVAEAELKANSQRSFADAESSSKVDLLAARVEQKRAERDYALELLKRSEVRAERDGIAVFADAERWLGKPVQTGERLMEIADPNQAELRIELAVGDAIALEPGARVALFLDSDPLQRHLAWLERSAYEAQPTAAGQLAYRLDARFDAQAPRIGLRGTAKVFGDRAPLALYLLRRPLAGLRQSVGL, encoded by the coding sequence GTGAACGCGCCGATAGCGGGCAGCGCCGAGCAGGTCTTTGCCCGCTTTCTCGACCTTGAACGCCAGACACGGGCCGCACGAACGCCGGCGCAATTGAGCTACAGCCTGGTCAACGACGGCCAGGCCCTGTTCGGGTTTCGCCACGCCGCGTTATTGATCGCCGGCAAGGTCCAGGCCGTGACCGGCGTCAGTACCGTGGAGCCCAATGCCCCGTTCGTGGCGTTTGTCGAGCAGGCTGTGGCGCAGATGTTCAAGCAGGGGGTACTGAAGCAGGCCCGAGTGATTGCCGCCGAGGGGGTGAGCGAATCCATCCGGGCAGACTGGCGAAGCATGTCGGCCACACACGTATTCTGGCTGCCGTTGATCGATCATCAGGGCCAGGTGTTCGGCGGTTTGTGGCTGGCCCGTGACCTGCCCTGGAGCCCACCCGAACAGGTGCTGTTGTCGCAACTGGGCGACACCTACAGCCATGCGTGGCTGGCGCTGCAACCGCGCAAGCCGTGGCGCCTGCGCTGGACGCGCAAGCGCCAGGTCGCCCTCGTGGCGGTGCTGCTGCTGGGGTTGCTGATTCCTGTGCGCCAGTCCGTGTTGGCCCCGGCCGAAGTGGTGCCCCTGGGCGGGCAGGTGGTGGCGGCGCCGTTGGATGGGGTGATCGCCGAGTTCCTGGTCAAGCCCAACCAGACCGTCAAGAACGGCGACCTGCTGCTGCGTTTCGAAAGCACCAGCCTCAAGGCTCAGGCTGATGTGGCCGAGCGTTCGTTGGGCGTGGCCGAGGCGGAACTCAAGGCCAATTCCCAGCGCTCGTTTGCCGACGCTGAATCCAGCTCGAAGGTTGACTTGCTGGCCGCCCGTGTCGAACAGAAACGCGCCGAGCGCGACTATGCGCTTGAACTGCTCAAGCGCAGCGAAGTACGCGCCGAGCGGGACGGCATTGCCGTGTTTGCCGACGCCGAGCGCTGGCTCGGCAAGCCCGTGCAGACCGGCGAGCGATTGATGGAAATCGCCGACCCGAACCAGGCCGAATTGCGTATTGAATTGGCGGTGGGCGATGCGATTGCCTTGGAGCCCGGTGCGCGAGTGGCGTTGTTTCTCGATAGCGACCCGTTGCAGCGGCACCTGGCCTGGCTCGAGCGCTCGGCCTATGAGGCGCAGCCGACCGCTGCCGGGCAACTGGCATATCGGTTGGATGCGCGTTTCGATGCTCAGGCGCCGCGCATCGGCCTGCGGGGTACGGCGAAGGTCTTTGGCGACCGCGCGCCGCTGGCGTTGTACCTGTTACGTCGGCCACTGGCCGGGCTGCGCCAGAGCGTAGGGCTGTAG
- a CDS encoding biotin/lipoyl-binding protein → MVLPSLRPDLQLSPAAPDPDGSPQWTLADPVRGRYFKLGAAAMRMLRHWSLGDPQQVLQAANREPGLPLNGESLEQLLGFLRGHDLISAMDPQQRDSYLFKTAAQRQSLWQILLHQYLFFRIPLWRPDAFLNRAWPWLARFGPGILRYGLPLTLGLGVFLVSRDWQRFIATFPHLFSLGGALAFGTALLFAKLCHEFGHAFMAKRAGCRVQSMGVAFMVLLPMFYTDVSDAWRINDRRARLLIGAGGVLAELLLACVALLAWSLLPDGPARTAAFMLASATWITTLVINLNPFMRFDGYFLLSDFWAVDNLQGRAFALCRWRLREALFGYGAAAPEPWSPKMRRRLLVWGYGSWLWRALLFFGIALAVYHLFFKVLGIFLMMVELVWFIFMPIVNEWRQWWSRREQAHGARVLLSGLVVLALLLVLLLPWRSAVEVPAMLEAGRASALHAPVAARVKQVNVRDGQTVAQGDVLIELESPDMASRLAIVRREIEIQQLQMRRQAGRSETAADAGIIEQQLAEAVAEYRGLAAQRERLLLRAPHAGQVRDLLPQLSVGRWLSPTQALARVVQTDSRLRGYLTEAELWRVEPGATGRFIADDPMHTSIAVQLDEIDTNGVAWVEQQALTSDHHGPIAVRRDSQQRAEPVQAQYGVRLSAVDDTYAPVQPLRGVAVLQGKGESVLGAAWRRLAALGVRESGF, encoded by the coding sequence GTGGTCCTGCCGAGCCTGCGGCCAGACCTGCAACTGTCCCCGGCGGCCCCGGACCCGGATGGTTCGCCGCAGTGGACCTTGGCCGACCCGGTGCGCGGGCGCTATTTCAAGCTGGGCGCGGCGGCGATGCGCATGTTGCGGCACTGGTCACTGGGTGATCCGCAGCAGGTGCTGCAAGCTGCAAACCGCGAGCCGGGCCTGCCGCTCAATGGTGAATCGCTGGAGCAACTGCTGGGCTTCTTGCGCGGCCATGATCTGATCAGCGCGATGGACCCGCAACAGCGCGACAGCTATCTCTTCAAGACCGCGGCGCAGCGCCAGAGCCTGTGGCAGATCCTGCTGCATCAATACCTGTTTTTTCGCATTCCGCTGTGGCGTCCGGATGCCTTTCTCAACCGTGCCTGGCCCTGGTTGGCGCGGTTCGGTCCCGGGATCCTGCGCTATGGCCTGCCGCTGACCCTGGGCCTCGGCGTCTTCCTGGTGTCGCGAGACTGGCAGCGATTCATCGCGACGTTTCCGCACCTGTTCAGCCTGGGCGGTGCGCTGGCCTTCGGGACGGCGTTGCTCTTTGCCAAGCTATGTCACGAATTCGGCCATGCCTTCATGGCCAAGCGCGCTGGCTGCCGTGTGCAAAGCATGGGCGTGGCGTTCATGGTGCTGCTGCCGATGTTCTACACCGACGTCAGCGATGCCTGGCGGATCAATGATCGCCGCGCGCGGTTGCTGATTGGTGCTGGCGGGGTCCTGGCCGAGCTGCTGTTGGCGTGCGTCGCGTTGCTGGCCTGGTCACTGCTGCCTGACGGGCCGGCGCGCACCGCAGCGTTCATGTTGGCCAGCGCCACCTGGATCACCACGCTGGTCATCAACCTCAACCCATTCATGCGTTTTGACGGGTATTTCCTGCTCAGTGATTTCTGGGCGGTGGATAACCTTCAGGGGCGAGCGTTCGCCCTGTGCCGTTGGCGACTGCGCGAAGCCTTGTTCGGTTATGGCGCGGCAGCGCCGGAGCCCTGGTCGCCGAAGATGCGTCGTCGTTTGCTGGTGTGGGGTTATGGCTCCTGGCTGTGGCGGGCGTTGCTGTTTTTCGGGATTGCCCTGGCGGTCTATCACCTGTTCTTCAAGGTGCTGGGCATTTTTCTGATGATGGTGGAATTGGTGTGGTTCATTTTTATGCCCATCGTGAATGAATGGCGGCAATGGTGGAGTCGCCGTGAGCAAGCCCATGGTGCGCGCGTGCTCCTGAGCGGCCTGGTCGTGCTGGCGTTGCTGCTGGTGCTGTTGCTGCCCTGGCGCAGCGCGGTGGAAGTGCCGGCCATGCTTGAGGCCGGGCGTGCCAGCGCCTTGCATGCGCCGGTGGCGGCACGGGTCAAGCAGGTGAATGTGCGCGACGGCCAGACCGTGGCCCAGGGCGATGTATTGATTGAATTGGAGTCGCCGGACATGGCGTCGCGCCTGGCCATCGTGCGCCGGGAGATCGAGATCCAGCAGTTGCAGATGCGTCGTCAGGCCGGGCGCAGTGAAACCGCTGCCGATGCCGGCATCATCGAACAGCAACTGGCCGAAGCGGTGGCCGAATACCGGGGCCTGGCCGCTCAGCGTGAACGCCTGTTGCTGCGTGCGCCCCATGCCGGCCAAGTGCGCGATTTGTTGCCGCAACTGTCGGTCGGGCGCTGGTTGTCGCCCACGCAGGCGCTGGCGCGGGTGGTGCAGACCGATTCGCGGTTGCGCGGGTACCTCACCGAAGCCGAGCTTTGGCGGGTCGAGCCGGGTGCCACGGGACGGTTCATTGCTGACGATCCGATGCACACCTCGATCGCCGTACAGTTGGATGAAATCGACACCAACGGTGTCGCCTGGGTCGAGCAGCAAGCGTTGACGTCCGACCATCACGGGCCGATTGCGGTGCGCCGCGACTCGCAGCAGCGGGCCGAGCCGGTGCAGGCGCAATACGGCGTGCGCCTGAGTGCGGTGGACGACACGTACGCCCCGGTGCAACCGCTGCGTGGCGTGGCGGTGCTGCAGGGCAAGGGCGAGTCGGTGTTGGGAGCGGCCTGGCGTCGATTGGCGGCGTTGGGTGTCAGGGAAAGCGGATTCTAG
- a CDS encoding GNAT family N-acetyltransferase → MDSVAAEGLVVRPSRVSDGPFLQGLYQAARPDLQWIDGDPEQVQQVIAQQFQVQEQGLGENFPNAMHYVVEKLGTAIGALSTDFGPNEIRVLYLAFIPQARGQGYGRTVLQGVQKAAQQIRCPVATVVWASNPHARRHYLALGFEVQERNPAAERLVWYPKGD, encoded by the coding sequence ATGGATTCAGTGGCGGCAGAAGGATTGGTGGTGCGTCCATCGCGCGTCAGCGACGGGCCGTTCTTGCAGGGTCTGTACCAGGCGGCGCGACCGGACCTGCAATGGATCGACGGCGACCCTGAACAGGTGCAGCAGGTAATTGCCCAGCAATTCCAGGTGCAGGAGCAAGGGTTGGGCGAGAATTTTCCCAACGCCATGCATTACGTCGTGGAAAAACTTGGCACCGCCATCGGCGCCTTGAGCACGGATTTTGGCCCCAATGAAATCCGCGTGCTTTACCTGGCCTTCATCCCCCAGGCCCGTGGACAGGGATATGGCCGAACGGTGTTGCAAGGGGTGCAGAAAGCCGCGCAACAGATCCGATGCCCGGTGGCGACCGTGGTCTGGGCCAGCAACCCCCACGCCCGCCGGCACTACCTGGCCTTGGGCTTCGAAGTGCAAGAGCGCAACCCGGCGGCGGAGCGGTTGGTCTGGTATCCGAAAGGCGACTGA
- a CDS encoding DUF6916 family protein, whose translation MLQQVHSRHFQPLLGQTASLTLPDGSCLPVRFETLEETPRAKMPHSERMPFSVELNSLESTAFVDGLCALEVPELGKIEGVFVSRIPPMGRDPALGYFYIAFN comes from the coding sequence ATGCTGCAACAGGTTCATAGCCGCCATTTCCAACCGCTGCTGGGCCAGACCGCCAGCCTGACCTTGCCCGACGGCAGTTGCCTGCCCGTGCGCTTCGAAACCCTCGAAGAAACACCTCGGGCAAAGATGCCGCACAGCGAACGCATGCCGTTCAGCGTGGAACTCAACAGCCTGGAAAGTACCGCGTTCGTGGACGGCCTCTGCGCTCTGGAGGTGCCGGAACTGGGCAAGATCGAGGGGGTGTTCGTGTCGCGGATACCGCCCATGGGCCGGGATCCGGCGCTGGGGTATTTCTATATCGCGTTTAACTAA
- a CDS encoding phage tail protein, with protein MEVFIGTIQSFAFNFAPRDWALCNGQTLALSQYQTLFALIGVTYGGNGQTTFVLPNLQGRMPVGMGNGLGLTPRTIGEVSGTENVSATINNLPNHTHTLTGITASTTLQLANPASNPVNTPTATNSFIGTSGTGPGAAAIYSDQIGASPVPLQGVTTTVSGSVSATGNSMPMAIMNPFLAINFSIALNGLFPSRN; from the coding sequence ATGGAAGTATTCATCGGCACTATCCAATCATTCGCTTTTAACTTTGCACCCAGGGATTGGGCTCTATGCAACGGGCAAACGCTTGCCCTTTCCCAGTACCAGACCCTGTTCGCCCTGATCGGCGTGACGTACGGAGGCAATGGCCAGACCACCTTCGTGCTCCCCAACCTGCAAGGCCGGATGCCGGTGGGCATGGGCAACGGCCTGGGCCTGACCCCACGGACCATCGGCGAAGTCTCCGGCACCGAAAACGTCAGTGCCACGATCAACAACCTGCCCAACCATACCCACACGCTCACGGGCATCACCGCCTCGACCACCCTGCAGTTGGCCAACCCAGCCAGCAACCCGGTGAACACCCCTACGGCCACCAACTCGTTTATCGGCACTTCGGGCACCGGGCCGGGCGCGGCGGCAATCTATTCCGACCAGATAGGCGCTTCCCCAGTGCCGCTGCAAGGCGTGACCACCACCGTCAGCGGCTCGGTCTCCGCCACGGGCAACAGCATGCCCATGGCGATCATGAACCCGTTTTTGGCGATCAACTTCAGCATCGCCCTGAACGGCCTCTTCCCGTCCCGCAACTGA